In the genome of Rhodothermales bacterium, the window GACGGCACGCCGCCGATCATCACGTCCAGCACGCGGGTCCCCTCCGTGAACTCCGCCGCGCGGGCGCGCAGCGCGACGGAACGGATGCCGAGTTCGACGATGCCCACAAGGGAATCCTCCAGCGCCACCCGCACCGAAAGCGAATCCTTCAGATCCGGATAGGCGACGTGGCGTGTCGGCCAGGATTGCAGCGTTTGGATGAGGCTCTCGGGACCGGACACCACGACGGAATCCGGGGAGATCGTCGGCGCTTCGAGCAGGGCGTGCGTCGGGGGCACGTCGATCGCGGCATCCAGGGCGATGGGGATCTTGCGCGTTTCCCGTTTTTCTTTTTCGAGGGGATAATACCGGGGATAGGTGCTTTCCAGGCGGATGTCTTCGGGCAGACTCGCGCGCGTGGCCTCATCCAGATCGATCACGGAGGCCTCGGCGCTCAGCCGGATCGTCGGCCGGTGGTAGAAGAGCCGCAGCAGATGCATGCCTTCGCTCTGGACCTCGGCGCGGACGGTCGCGGGCGGCAAGGCGCTCAGGGCCTCGTCCGCCGGCAGGTTTTCGAGCTGGGTATCGAAAACGAAGGTGCGCGAGTAGGTCTCGGCCAGCGAGCTGAAGAACCACAGGAGGATCGAAAAGAAAATACACAGGGAGATGGTCAGCCCCCGATGGGCGGGCGCCTCGTAGCGGTCCCCTTCCTTCCGCCGCGCGCGGTTCGAGCGCGAAAACAACTCGCTCCTCGTCAGGGGAGCGAGCCATGCGCGCAGGGGCGATGGAAGCTTTTTTTTGGATTGATCCATCGAGGTCGGTGTGGTGAGGCAGCGGTGCGCCGGCATGCGCCCGATGAACGGTAGAAATGCGCGGTAGCGCGCTACGTTCCTTCCGAGCCGGCGGCGGGCCGTCCGCTGCGGCGGGCGCGGAGGGCCTCCCAGCCGGCGCGCAGCTCCTCGCGCGAGTACAGCCCGAGCCAGGCGCCCAGGGGAAGGTACGACAGGATGAGCCCGATCCGCGCGGTGAGACGCATCCCCGTCGACCAGTCGGCCGTCAGCGCGCCGGCCGCATACAGCGCCAGGATCAGCCCCACCGTGAGCCCGAACGTGCGCCACGGATATCCCATGCGCATCTCCCGCTCGGCGCGGCGATACGCGCCGCCGGCGAGGGCCGCATACGAGCACACCGTCGCCACAGCGGCCCCCATCGAGCCGGCCACCGGGATGAGGAGCAGATTGAGCACGATGTTGAGCAGCGCCGCCCCCACGACCAGCACACCGATCACCGGCGTCTTCCAGGCCGCGTAGAGGACATTGGTGATGATGACATAGTTGCCATACACGAAGAAACCGAACGCGAGGGGCAGCACGAGTCCGGATGCGTCGAGATAATGCGGATCCGCCCCGATCCGCGTCAGCACGAGCGTCCCGTCGTACGCGAGCAGCGAGAGGGCCAGAACCGCCCAGCCGGCCCAGACCGTGTAATGCCGGAAGGTGCGGCGATGCAGCCCGTGGTCCCCATCCCCCAGCGTTTTTAACCCGATGACGGTGAACGCGAGCTGGAAGCTCTGCACGACGAGCAGATTCAGCACCCCGCTGATGCGGGCCGCCCAGTCGTACATCCCCACCGTTTCGGCATCGGTGAGGCCGTTGAGCAGGTAGCGGTCGCCGGCGTTGAGCACCAGGCTGGCCAGACTCACCATCACGAGCGGCGAGCCGTACCGGATGAGCGGCTTGAGCAGCGACCCATCGAAACGCCACCGGATGCGCTGCAGGCTCCCGACGAGCAGCACGGCCGTGCTGGCGCCGGCCGACCACATGTAGGCCTCCATGACGCCATAGAGCCCCTCCTGCCGCACCACCAGGAAATAATAGACGCCGCCGAGCAGCAAGCCCATCTCCAGCGCCATCGCGAGGGCGAAGAGGCCGGCGCGCTCCTGGATGCGCAGCAGCATCATCGGAACGGCGCCGACCGTCTTGAACACGACGTAGGTGCCCAGCGCCATCAGGATAAGGCTGCGGTCCGGGCTGCCGAGGATCAGCCGCGACAGTCCGGTGGCCCCCGCCTGAAAGGCGAACCAGGCGAGCACGCTCACGCCGATCGTGGTGACGAGCGCCGTAAAGGGCAGCCGGTCCCGCACGCCGGCCATCTCCCGATCCGCCATGAACTTGAGCAGCCCCGTGCCGATACCGAGCCCGACGACGAAGATGCCGATCTGGGACGTCGCCATGAGCAGCGCCAGGTAGCCGTAGTCGGAGAGCGACAGGTAGCGCGAATCGAGATAAAACGGCGCCAGCAGCAACCCGCTGAGCTTGACAGCCACGTTGCCGATCGCGTACAGACCGCTTTGTTTGATGATGCGCAGCAGGGGTCGCTCAGCCATCGTACGTTCCTCGGCGGGTCATTCCGTTGCGATGGGCAGGGCGCGCAGCAGATCGACCGCCCGCTCGGTATGCCGGTGGATCCCCTCGACCCGATCACTCAGGATCCGGCGCGCCTCGGGCAGGCGGGCAAGCAGCGTGTCGATGGTCTTCGTCAGTTCCTCGCCGCGCAGGGTGTCGATGTCCATCGTCGTAGCCGTGCCGGCCCAGGCCGCATAATCCACCAGCTCCATCAGCTCCCGCGTCTTGAACTCGTAGACGATCGGCGCCACCGGCGTCCCGGCCAGCATCGACAGGATCGCCATGTGCATCCGCGTCGCGATGACGAGATCGAAGCCGGCGAGCGCCTCCAGCAACGCCTCCGGACGGTGAAAGTCGGCGTCGACGCGGACGCGCGGGCGCACGGACGCGGGCAGCAGGTCCACCACCTGCCGTCCGACCCCGGAATCGTCGATCCGGTAGGCCGGCACGCCCTGGCAGGTCGACAAAAAAACGACCTCCGCATCGTAGCGCGTCACCAGATGCTCGACCCCAGCCGCGACGGCCTGCAAGTAGCCGCGCATGCCGTCCTCCGGCGACTGGTTCCGGAAATGCTGCCACGACCGCACCGACACCGCCACGCGCGGCCGGCCCTCGTCCGACCGCACCGGCCGGCGATCCGGATCCCGGAGCGCAAAGACGACATCCGGCATCACGTGAACCCGGTCGTTCGCGACGCCGATGTCGCGGAGATACCCGAGCGACTGCTCGTCCCGGAGCAGCACCAGCTGCGCGTCGTCGAACACGGCGCGGAGCTTCTTCCGGTGCGCCGGCCGGTTGAATGGCCCGAGCGACTGGGTGTAGAACACGAGGGGCTTGCGCAGCAGGCGTGCGATCGTGAACTCGAAGAGGCGCGGGGCGAGGCTGTAGTGCTCCACCAGGTACGTGCCACCGGTGCTGACGATGAGGTCGGCGCCGGCATAGGCCTCGAACGCGGCCCGCTGCCGACGGGTCAGGAGCAGCCGCGCCAGGCGCGGCCGGCCGCCGGCGTGAAGCCGCGCCGCCGCGTAGGCCCGGGGCCGGGCCAGATGCCACATCGCGAACCGGATGACGCCCCAGATGCGGCGCAACCATCCGTCTCGCGCCGGCATCAGGAAGGCGTTGACGAGCGCCTCGCGCACGATAAATTCCGGATAGAGCGCCGCCGCGGCGTCCGGCCTGGCCTCGCAAATTTCGATGTGCGCATCCGCGCCGAAGGCGGTTCGCAACTGACGGACGATGGCGATCAGGATCGCCGCGTCGCCGCCGTTCAGCAGGACGGTATTGGTGACCAGGATCTTCATGCCCCTTCGATCAATTCCTCAAAAGCCGCCATCATCCGAGCCTCCCGGTGGCTGCGCTGGAAGTGCTGTTCGATCTGCCGGCGCGCCGCGGCGCGCATCCCGTCGTCGGCCGCCAGCGCGCTCCGTATTGCCCCTGCCACGGCGCCGGCATCGGGCGCATCGACGAGGAAGCCGGCCGGCCCGACGGCCGCGGGATTCCCGAACACGCGGCTCGCGACGGGGATGCAGCCGCAGAGCATGGCCTCGCACAGGACGTTGGGCATGCCTTCGGCGCGGGAAAGCTGGAGGTAGACGGCCGTTTGCTGATAGATGTGGACCAGGGCTTCGCGGGGGATCTGGCCCTCGACCGTCACGTTGGCCGGCGCCCGAAGCCCATCGCGGATGAACGCCTGCATCGCGTCGGAGGCCCCGATCACCCGGAACGGGATGTCGGGCATGGCGCGCGCCGCATCCACGACCAGATCGATGCCCTTTCGCCGCAGCGTCTGCTCGCTGTCGATGAGGCCCACCGTCGTCACGGAGGGCGTACGCCGGCTCGGGCCGATGGGCCACCGCTCGGGCACGTAGCCGGTGGGCATGAACCGGTGCGGCGTTCGCACGTCCGGCGCTTGGGCGCAGACGCCGAAACTCCGCGTTTCAGGGTAGGCGCTGAACCGGTTTTCGGAACAGATGAGCGCCTCCGCCACGGGCAGCAGCATCGAGGCGTTCCGCAGCACGTACCGGGCCAGCGGGGCCCGCCACAGGCTCTGATAGACGCCGTAGCCCAGTTCGGGCAGATGGATCGCATCGTAGCCGCCGAGCGACACGGCGACGGGGACGGCGTGCCGGAGCCCTGCCAGGACGGGGTTCGCCATGTGATAGTCGGCGAACCAGCCGAAAACGAGGTCGGCGCCCGGCATCTCGCGCGCGAGCCACTGACGCTGCTCGCGCCACAACCTCCGAAACCCCCGCCACGTACGGGCGCGCTCCACATCGAAATGAAAAGGGACGAGATCGACGCGCCGGCCCAGCATCTCCAGATCGTCGCGCACGAACGAAGTCGGGCTCAGATAAACAAATAGAACGCGATATGTCCTCATCGAACCGGGTTGCCGCCTTCATTGGGGCATAGAATACGCCCGTTGAGGGGATTTGTATCAGCGGGGCTAGTCGTTTCTATGTTTTTTTTTATTATTGAGCGTCTAAACCCACTCGGATCCTGAATATGCACACCCCTATGCGTGAGACGCGACTCCTTGCCGGCGCTGGTCGGACAGCCATGCTGGTCGTACTGGTACTGATTGCGCTCGCAACATCCGCCCTCAGCCCGTCGCCTGCGGCGTCGCCGGCCGGGCTCGTTCAGGAAGCCGACGCCGGCCCCGAATCGCCCACCCCGCTGGTGTCGCGCCTGCTCGACATCGACCCGGACAACCCGTCCGACTGGATCGTTTTCTTCGGCCGGTTTCACCCGCTCGTCGTCCACCTCCCCATCGGCCTGCTCCTGCTCGCGTTTCTGATGGAGTACCTCTCCCGCGGCAAGCGCTTCGCCGAACTGAAGCCGGCCGTGTCGTTCACGCTATTCCTGGGTGCCCTGAGCGCCGTCGGCGCCGTGTGCGCGGGCCTGCTGCTCGCGGCGAGCGGCGACTACGGCGGGGACGACATCTGGTGGCACAAATGGCTCGGCATCGGGGTGGCCGCGCTGGCCGTCGTCGCCTATATCTTCAAGCGGAAGACGCTCGCGCCCACGCCGGCGCCGCGCTCCCGCACGGTCTACGGCGCCTCGCTCTTCGCCGCCGTCCTCCTTCTGACCGCGGCGAGCCATTTCGGCGGCACACTCACGCACGGCGAAGGCTACCTCACCAGCTACATGCCGGAGCCCTTCCGGTCCATCGCCGGCATCCCGCCCCGCGACCAGGCCGAGGCGGAGATCGTGATCGAAAACCTGGAAGAGGCCGCGGTTTATCCGGACATCATCCACCCCATCCTCGATGCCCGGTGCGTGAGCTGCCACAATCCCCGAAAGATCAAGGGCGAACTGCTCCTCGAGACGCCGGAAAACATCATGAAGGGGGGTGAGAACGGCGCCATCCTCGCCGCCGGCGACGCCGCCGGCAGCGAGCTGTTCCGGCGCATCACGCTCGACGAAAACCACGACGACCACATGCCCCCCAGCGGGCGGCGGCCCCTCACCGACGACCAGATCGACCTCATCGGGTGGTGGATCGACAGCGGCGCTTCGTTCGACCACAAGGTCGCGCAGGTCGAGGTGCCGGCGAAGATCCAGACCATCCTCGACCGCCTCACCGAGAAGAAGGATGAATCGCTCGCGATCCAGGTCCCGCCGGCCGATGCCGACGCCCTCGCGAAGCTGGCCGAACTCGGCGTCCTGGCGATGCCGCTATCCGTCGAAACCAACCTCCTGCAGATCCAGGCCATCAACGTCCGCGACGCGTTCGGCGACGAGCAGATGGACCTGCTGCGCCCCATCGCCGAACAGATCGCGTGGCTGAACCTCGGCAACACGAAGGTGACGGACGCCGGCCTCGCCACCGTCGAATCCTTCGTCAACCTGTCGCGGCTCCATCTGGAAAAGACGGCCGTCACCGACGCCGGCCTCGCGCACCTGTCCGGGCTCCAGTACCTGAGCTACCTGAACCTCTACGGCACGGGGGTGACGGACGCCGGCCTGACCCACCTCGAACCGCTCAAAAACCTCAAGGCGCTCTACCTCTGGCAATCCGGGGTCACCGCCGAAGGCGCGGACCGGCTACGCGCGGCGCTGCCCGGGATCGACATCAACATGGGCTGGGAGCTGTCGACGCCCGAGGCCGAGACCCCGCCGCCGACGTCCACCGACTGATCATCCCCGCAGCAGGTCGCCGATATGGCGGGCCACGGCGTTGGATGCCGATTCGGTCGGCCCCGCGAAGAAAGCGTGACGCGGGGCCTTGCCGGCGTCGGTGATCCCCTGGTAGGCCTCCCGGATGGCGGCCGGATCGGACCCGACGAGCTGATTCCATCCGCCGGCGAGGGTCTCCGTCCATTCGGTCTCGCGCCGCAGCGTCACGCACGGGACTTGCAGCCAGAAGGCTTCCTTCTGGAGGCCGCCAGAGTCGGTAAACACGGCCTGCGCGTGCGAGAGCAGCTTGAGCATGGCCAGATAGCCGAGCGGATCGATCATCAGGACGGTCTCCGGGGGCACAAAATCGCCCAGGCGGGCCCGCGTCCGCGGATGCAGCGGCATCACGACCGGCACCCCGAGCCGCCCGAGGCCGGCAAAGATCCGTTTCAGCGTGGGCGCGTCGTCCGTATTCTCCGCCCGGTGCACGGTCGCCACGACATACTCGCCCGGCGCAAACGGGATGAGGCGCTCCAGGTCCACGCGCTCGTCCGCCCGGGCCGCAAAATGCCGGGTCGCGTCGTACATCACATCCCCGGTGAGGTGCACCCCCTCCACCATGCCCTCGCTGGCCAGATGCCGCACGGCATTTTCGGTGGGGCAACACAGCAGCGTGGAAAGCCGATCCGTCACGATGCGGTTGATCTCCTCGGGCATGGCGCGGTTGAACGACCGCAAGCCGGCTTCGACATGGACGATCGGGTGCCCGAGTTTCGCGGCGACGATCGCGCCGGCCAGCGTGGTATTCGTATCGCCGTACACCTGGATGGCAAGCGGGCCCCGGAACGAGCGCAGCACCTCTTCGAGCCGCTCCATGATGCGCCCCGTCTGCGCCGCATGCGATCCGGACCCGACCCCGAGGTCGTAGTCGGGCCGCGGCACGTCCAGCTCCTCGAAAAACACCTGGCTCATGGCGGCGTCGTAGTGCTGCCCGGAATGGATGACGCGCTCGGCGATGCCGGCCCGCGCAAGGGCGCGACTGACCATCGCCGCCTTCACGAACTGCGGGCGCGCCCCGACTACGGTCACCAGTCGACGATGTGGCATGGAGGATGGGGTTACAGTCGTTAGCGGGGCATGGAAAGGCGGGTCAGCAGGTCGGCCAGCTCGCCGGCCTGGGCGCGCCGGCTGTAACGCGCCGCCGCCTCCGCCGTGGCGCCGCGCGCCGGCGTCCCGTCTCGCCAGGCAGCGACCCAGCGCTGTAGACTAGTCGTCACGCCGGCGACGTCCTCGTAGTCGCACGCCGCGCCGGCGCCGGCGTCCAGGACGATTTGCGCCGTCTCGCCGTCCGGCGGCCCCAGCACCAGCACCGGACGCTGCGACGCCAGATACTCAAACACCTTGCCCGGAATGATGTCGTTGGCGGCGCGCACGCGGTTTACGGCCAGCAGCAGGACCTGCGACGACACCACGTGCCGGACGGCCTCGCGATGCGGCATGTAGGGCAGATAAACGACCTGCCCATCCAAGCCAAGCCGGCTCACCTCCTCCCGGACGCGCGCGTCCACGTTGCCGACGAGCCGGACTTCCACGTCAGGATTCTGCAGCGCCGCGAGCGCCCGCCACAACGCATGCGGGTTGCGGTCGGCGTTCATGTTGCCGACATGCGTGATGACGAACCGACCGGTGTCGGGAAACGGCTCCTGATCGAAGTCGGCCTCGTCGTAGCCGTTGTAGATGTTGACGCACGGCGTCGCCGTCCGCGCCGCGAAGGCGCGCTGGACGGCGGGGCTCACCGTGACGACGCACTGCGCCTCGTCCAGCACCGATTGTTCGAGCGCGCGGTTGCGCCGGCTCGCCCAGGCCGACATCGGCAGCGCGTCGAGGTAGTCGATGTCGGTCCACGGGTCGCGGAAGTCGGCCACCCACGGGATGCCGAAACGCCGATGCAGCGCGCGGCCGATGAGGTGCGTCGAGTGCGGCGGGCCCGTCGTCAGCAGCACATCCGGGCGGTGCGCCGCGATCGCGGCGGCGCCGGCGCGCGTGGCGTAGGGCACCCACCCCACCCGGGCGTCGGGGATGAACAGGTTGGCGCGCACCCAGCGGGCGAGCCGCTCCACCCTGCCGGGCGGCTTGTCGGACAGGAAGCCCACCGTCACGGCATCCGATTTCGACTTGCCGCTCAACGCCCCGTACCAGGAATACGGATCCCACGCCCCGGTACGGATCACGTCGATGCTGGCCGGCACCTCGCCGGCCATCGCGGGGTCCAGATCCGGATAGGCGGCGGACTCCGGAGCGACGGTGAGCACCCGCGGCGACCAGCCGCTTGCCGGGAGATACTTGACGAATTTGAGCGTCCGCTGCACCCCCGACCCGCCGGAAGGGGGGAAATAATAGGCGATGTAAAGGACGCTCCGCACGCGCATCAACGCCTGGTCCGTACGTACCCCAGCCCGAGCAGCGCCAGCACGCCGCCATAGGTCAGCAGCGTCGCGATGAGCGACAGCGTGTACCCCAGCCGCACGCTGGAGGGATCGAAGCGCATCTCGACGGTATGCGCCCCCGCCGGCACGACGACGCCCCGGATGAGATAATCCACCTTCTCGATGGGCGCCTCGACCCCGTCGATCGTGGCCGTCCATCCGGCCGGGTAATAGACCTCGCTGACGACGAGCAAACGCGGGGCGTCCGTCTCGACCGACCACCGGATCTCCCGGGGCGAAAATACCTCGAGGTCGACACGCGCCACGGCGTTCGAGTCAATCGGTGCCGGCGCGAGATCCAGCGGCGTCTCCACGATGGCCGTCTTTCCCACATCGAACGACGCGCTCCGCAGCCGATCCCAGATCTGCTGGTAATCCTGCATC includes:
- a CDS encoding polysaccharide biosynthesis C-terminal domain-containing protein, producing the protein MAERPLLRIIKQSGLYAIGNVAVKLSGLLLAPFYLDSRYLSLSDYGYLALLMATSQIGIFVVGLGIGTGLLKFMADREMAGVRDRLPFTALVTTIGVSVLAWFAFQAGATGLSRLILGSPDRSLILMALGTYVVFKTVGAVPMMLLRIQERAGLFALAMALEMGLLLGGVYYFLVVRQEGLYGVMEAYMWSAGASTAVLLVGSLQRIRWRFDGSLLKPLIRYGSPLVMVSLASLVLNAGDRYLLNGLTDAETVGMYDWAARISGVLNLLVVQSFQLAFTVIGLKTLGDGDHGLHRRTFRHYTVWAGWAVLALSLLAYDGTLVLTRIGADPHYLDASGLVLPLAFGFFVYGNYVIITNVLYAAWKTPVIGVLVVGAALLNIVLNLLLIPVAGSMGAAVATVCSYAALAGGAYRRAEREMRMGYPWRTFGLTVGLILALYAAGALTADWSTGMRLTARIGLILSYLPLGAWLGLYSREELRAGWEALRARRSGRPAAGSEGT
- a CDS encoding polysaccharide pyruvyl transferase family protein: MKILVTNTVLLNGGDAAILIAIVRQLRTAFGADAHIEICEARPDAAAALYPEFIVREALVNAFLMPARDGWLRRIWGVIRFAMWHLARPRAYAAARLHAGGRPRLARLLLTRRQRAAFEAYAGADLIVSTGGTYLVEHYSLAPRLFEFTIARLLRKPLVFYTQSLGPFNRPAHRKKLRAVFDDAQLVLLRDEQSLGYLRDIGVANDRVHVMPDVVFALRDPDRRPVRSDEGRPRVAVSVRSWQHFRNQSPEDGMRGYLQAVAAGVEHLVTRYDAEVVFLSTCQGVPAYRIDDSGVGRQVVDLLPASVRPRVRVDADFHRPEALLEALAGFDLVIATRMHMAILSMLAGTPVAPIVYEFKTRELMELVDYAAWAGTATTMDIDTLRGEELTKTIDTLLARLPEARRILSDRVEGIHRHTERAVDLLRALPIATE
- a CDS encoding glycosyltransferase family 4 protein produces the protein MRTYRVLFVYLSPTSFVRDDLEMLGRRVDLVPFHFDVERARTWRGFRRLWREQRQWLAREMPGADLVFGWFADYHMANPVLAGLRHAVPVAVSLGGYDAIHLPELGYGVYQSLWRAPLARYVLRNASMLLPVAEALICSENRFSAYPETRSFGVCAQAPDVRTPHRFMPTGYVPERWPIGPSRRTPSVTTVGLIDSEQTLRRKGIDLVVDAARAMPDIPFRVIGASDAMQAFIRDGLRAPANVTVEGQIPREALVHIYQQTAVYLQLSRAEGMPNVLCEAMLCGCIPVASRVFGNPAAVGPAGFLVDAPDAGAVAGAIRSALAADDGMRAAARRQIEQHFQRSHREARMMAAFEELIEGA
- a CDS encoding c-type cytochrome domain-containing protein, whose amino-acid sequence is MLVVLVLIALATSALSPSPAASPAGLVQEADAGPESPTPLVSRLLDIDPDNPSDWIVFFGRFHPLVVHLPIGLLLLAFLMEYLSRGKRFAELKPAVSFTLFLGALSAVGAVCAGLLLAASGDYGGDDIWWHKWLGIGVAALAVVAYIFKRKTLAPTPAPRSRTVYGASLFAAVLLLTAASHFGGTLTHGEGYLTSYMPEPFRSIAGIPPRDQAEAEIVIENLEEAAVYPDIIHPILDARCVSCHNPRKIKGELLLETPENIMKGGENGAILAAGDAAGSELFRRITLDENHDDHMPPSGRRPLTDDQIDLIGWWIDSGASFDHKVAQVEVPAKIQTILDRLTEKKDESLAIQVPPADADALAKLAELGVLAMPLSVETNLLQIQAINVRDAFGDEQMDLLRPIAEQIAWLNLGNTKVTDAGLATVESFVNLSRLHLEKTAVTDAGLAHLSGLQYLSYLNLYGTGVTDAGLTHLEPLKNLKALYLWQSGVTAEGADRLRAALPGIDINMGWELSTPEAETPPPTSTD
- the wecB gene encoding UDP-N-acetylglucosamine 2-epimerase (non-hydrolyzing), whose protein sequence is MPHRRLVTVVGARPQFVKAAMVSRALARAGIAERVIHSGQHYDAAMSQVFFEELDVPRPDYDLGVGSGSHAAQTGRIMERLEEVLRSFRGPLAIQVYGDTNTTLAGAIVAAKLGHPIVHVEAGLRSFNRAMPEEINRIVTDRLSTLLCCPTENAVRHLASEGMVEGVHLTGDVMYDATRHFAARADERVDLERLIPFAPGEYVVATVHRAENTDDAPTLKRIFAGLGRLGVPVVMPLHPRTRARLGDFVPPETVLMIDPLGYLAMLKLLSHAQAVFTDSGGLQKEAFWLQVPCVTLRRETEWTETLAGGWNQLVGSDPAAIREAYQGITDAGKAPRHAFFAGPTESASNAVARHIGDLLRG
- a CDS encoding glycosyltransferase family 4 protein, producing MRSVLYIAYYFPPSGGSGVQRTLKFVKYLPASGWSPRVLTVAPESAAYPDLDPAMAGEVPASIDVIRTGAWDPYSWYGALSGKSKSDAVTVGFLSDKPPGRVERLARWVRANLFIPDARVGWVPYATRAGAAAIAAHRPDVLLTTGPPHSTHLIGRALHRRFGIPWVADFRDPWTDIDYLDALPMSAWASRRNRALEQSVLDEAQCVVTVSPAVQRAFAARTATPCVNIYNGYDEADFDQEPFPDTGRFVITHVGNMNADRNPHALWRALAALQNPDVEVRLVGNVDARVREEVSRLGLDGQVVYLPYMPHREAVRHVVSSQVLLLAVNRVRAANDIIPGKVFEYLASQRPVLVLGPPDGETAQIVLDAGAGAACDYEDVAGVTTSLQRWVAAWRDGTPARGATAEAAARYSRRAQAGELADLLTRLSMPR